In one window of Opitutus sp. GAS368 DNA:
- a CDS encoding 6-phosphofructokinase, giving the protein MAEELTGNCLIGQSGGPTAVINASVAGVVAEALNHAAIEEVYGALNGVLGLLGEDLVDLAAESQQAIRGLRYTPGAALGTCRSKLKKPAEFERVLEVFKAHNIRYYFHLGDGDSQETATKLVELAKAQNYDLRVIGIPKTIENDLPATDHCPGYGSAIKYIGATVKELALDAEAMGQGDLVTLVEVMGRNSGWLAAGASLAKRRDHPNDPPHLVYLPEVPFTNEKFLDDVRRVLKREKHAVVVVGEGLVDKDGNYVSVETSSTDAAGHTQLGGVGEFLKDLIESQLGAKCRVARLGITQRSAAHLASKTDADEAFLAGQAAVKAAIAGETDKLVTLVRGDGDNYTCETGLSALGDVIGNPKRLPKEWINEDGVSLNFQFFRYATPLIQGEVTVPYDNGLPAYAKLTKESVDKTLPAYEG; this is encoded by the coding sequence ATGGCAGAAGAATTAACCGGTAATTGTCTCATCGGCCAGTCCGGCGGCCCCACCGCCGTCATCAACGCCAGCGTCGCAGGCGTTGTCGCCGAGGCCCTGAACCATGCCGCCATCGAGGAAGTCTACGGCGCGCTCAACGGCGTGCTGGGTCTCCTGGGCGAGGATCTCGTCGACCTCGCGGCCGAATCGCAGCAGGCCATCCGCGGCCTCCGCTACACGCCCGGTGCCGCCCTCGGCACCTGCCGCAGCAAGCTGAAGAAGCCCGCCGAGTTCGAGCGTGTGCTCGAGGTGTTCAAGGCGCACAACATCCGCTACTATTTCCACCTCGGCGACGGCGACTCCCAGGAGACCGCCACCAAGCTCGTCGAGCTCGCCAAGGCGCAGAACTACGACCTCCGCGTCATCGGCATCCCGAAGACGATCGAGAACGACCTGCCCGCCACCGACCACTGCCCGGGCTACGGCAGCGCGATCAAATACATCGGCGCCACCGTCAAGGAGCTCGCGCTCGATGCCGAGGCCATGGGCCAGGGCGACCTCGTCACCCTCGTAGAGGTCATGGGCCGCAACTCCGGCTGGCTCGCCGCCGGCGCCTCGCTGGCCAAGCGCCGCGACCACCCGAACGATCCGCCGCACCTCGTCTATCTCCCGGAAGTTCCCTTCACCAACGAGAAGTTCCTCGATGATGTCCGCCGCGTCCTCAAGCGCGAGAAACACGCCGTGGTCGTCGTCGGCGAGGGCCTCGTGGACAAGGACGGCAACTACGTGTCCGTCGAGACCAGCTCGACCGATGCGGCCGGCCACACGCAGCTCGGCGGCGTCGGTGAGTTCCTGAAGGATCTCATCGAGTCGCAGCTCGGCGCCAAGTGCCGCGTCGCCCGCCTCGGCATCACCCAGCGCTCGGCCGCCCACCTCGCCTCGAAGACGGACGCCGACGAGGCGTTCCTTGCCGGCCAGGCCGCGGTCAAGGCCGCCATCGCCGGCGAGACCGACAAGCTCGTCACGCTCGTGCGCGGCGACGGCGACAACTACACCTGCGAGACCGGTCTCTCCGCCCTGGGCGACGTCATCGGCAACCCGAAGCGCCTGCCCAAGGAGTGGATCAACGAGGACGGCGTCAGCCTGAACTTCCAGTTCTTCCGTTACGCCACCCCGCTCATCCAGGGCGAGGTCACGGTGCCCTACGACAACGGCCTGCCCGCCTACGCGAAGCTCACCAAGGAGTCGGTCGACAAGACCCTCCCGGCCTACGAGGGCTGA
- a CDS encoding trehalase family glycosidase: protein MQIHEFNPLFRDVQLAHVFGDDKVLVDCLPRRSFAEIDAAYARLASTNPDRHRLRRFVEKNFILPPSQAPVVLPTRGGDVREQIRLLWRTLRREPDVACVGSTLLPLPEPYVVPGGRFREIYYWDSYFTMLGLRESDNGEMVEHMLANFVHLITQHGHIPNGNRSYYLSRSQPPVLALMVELTTAGRPPAVLASFRGALEAEHNYWMDLTAPTQHVVELPDGSRLNRYWDQLDTPRPESFSRDEELAQRTSRPRGELFRDLRAAAESGWDFSSRWLGDGQHLETIRTTQLVPVDLNCLLWQLESTLARAHSAHGDAEGQARLERAAEARHRAIEKYCWSPDAGFFCDYDLTTRGPGTQLTLAGVTPLFFGLVAASQAAAVARKVRESFLAAGGVVTSLRTTGQQWDAPNGWAPLQWLTVRGLVRSGETELAGEIARRWTQLNITTFVRTGLLLEKYDVVDTGRAPGGGEYESQHGFGWTNGVLLEFMRDYPLS from the coding sequence CGTCAACGAATCCGGATCGCCACCGCCTACGCCGGTTTGTTGAAAAGAATTTTATACTTCCACCCAGTCAGGCTCCGGTAGTTCTGCCAACGCGGGGTGGCGATGTTCGCGAGCAGATCCGTCTGCTCTGGCGGACGCTGCGCCGTGAACCCGACGTGGCGTGTGTGGGTTCGACGTTGTTACCGTTACCGGAGCCTTACGTCGTGCCAGGCGGACGTTTCCGGGAGATCTACTATTGGGATTCCTATTTCACGATGCTCGGCCTGCGGGAGAGCGATAATGGGGAGATGGTCGAACACATGCTGGCCAATTTCGTGCACCTGATCACGCAGCACGGGCACATTCCGAATGGCAACCGCAGCTATTATCTCAGCCGCTCGCAGCCGCCGGTGCTGGCGCTGATGGTTGAACTGACCACGGCCGGTCGGCCGCCAGCGGTGCTCGCCAGTTTCCGCGGCGCACTTGAGGCGGAGCACAATTACTGGATGGATTTGACAGCGCCGACGCAACACGTCGTCGAGTTGCCTGATGGTAGCCGGCTCAACCGCTATTGGGACCAACTGGACACGCCGCGACCGGAGTCGTTTAGCCGTGACGAAGAGCTGGCGCAACGGACCAGCCGGCCGCGTGGCGAATTGTTTCGCGACCTCCGGGCGGCCGCCGAAAGCGGCTGGGACTTCAGCAGCCGTTGGCTCGGTGATGGGCAGCATCTCGAGACCATTCGCACGACACAACTGGTGCCGGTCGATCTCAACTGTTTGCTTTGGCAGCTAGAAAGCACCCTGGCCCGGGCGCATTCTGCACACGGCGATGCAGAGGGGCAGGCGCGCTTGGAACGCGCCGCGGAGGCCCGCCACCGCGCCATTGAGAAATACTGCTGGTCGCCCGACGCCGGGTTCTTTTGCGACTACGATCTTACGACACGCGGGCCGGGCACGCAGCTGACACTCGCGGGTGTTACGCCGCTGTTCTTTGGCCTGGTGGCGGCCTCGCAGGCGGCGGCGGTCGCTCGCAAAGTGCGCGAGTCCTTCCTCGCCGCCGGGGGCGTCGTCACGAGCCTGCGCACGACGGGTCAGCAATGGGACGCCCCGAACGGCTGGGCGCCACTCCAGTGGCTGACGGTGCGGGGACTTGTCCGTAGTGGCGAGACCGAGCTCGCGGGGGAAATCGCGCGGCGATGGACCCAGCTGAACATCACGACATTCGTGCGGACAGGCTTGCTGCTGGAGAAATACGACGTCGTAGACACCGGACGAGCACCCGGTGGCGGCGAATACGAATCGCAACATGGGTTTGGCTGGACTAACGGCGTGCTGCTAGAATTCATGCGCGACTACCCGCTGAGCTAA